Proteins found in one Geothermobacter hydrogeniphilus genomic segment:
- a CDS encoding FAD/NAD(P)-binding protein — protein MTAPASLYAPRPCRLLETSDLTPQEKLFRLQLADGTSPGHQPGQFIQLSLPGLTEAPISIASSPTRGPVFELGVRRAGRLTSALHQLAPGTTIGIRGPFGRPFQLDALRGGPLLLIAGGCGLAPLRSLIQYCQDRPEEFGAVHILYGARSPDDLMFKDDLAAWQHSDRFDCRTTVDRTPAASCYDGDTGLLPELLSRLDFDPTDCRAVLVGPPPMYRPVIAELRRLGLDGDRRIMLSLERQMRCGVGKCGHCSIEHLYCCSDGPVFWLEEVENLRGAL, from the coding sequence ATGACCGCCCCCGCCTCGCTCTATGCCCCCCGGCCCTGCCGGCTGCTGGAAACCAGCGATCTGACTCCGCAGGAGAAGCTGTTCCGACTGCAGCTCGCGGATGGGACTTCCCCGGGGCACCAGCCCGGTCAGTTCATCCAGCTGTCGCTGCCCGGACTGACCGAGGCGCCGATCTCCATCGCCAGTTCACCGACCCGCGGCCCCGTCTTCGAACTCGGTGTGCGCCGCGCCGGGCGGCTCACCTCAGCCCTGCACCAGCTTGCTCCCGGCACCACGATCGGCATCCGCGGCCCCTTCGGCCGCCCCTTCCAGCTCGACGCTCTGCGTGGCGGGCCATTGCTGCTGATCGCCGGCGGCTGCGGCCTGGCGCCGCTGCGCTCGCTGATCCAGTACTGCCAGGACCGACCGGAAGAATTCGGCGCGGTCCATATTCTCTACGGTGCCCGCTCTCCCGACGATCTGATGTTCAAGGACGACCTGGCCGCCTGGCAACACAGTGACCGGTTCGACTGCCGCACCACCGTCGACCGGACCCCGGCCGCGTCCTGTTACGACGGCGACACCGGACTGCTTCCCGAACTGCTGTCACGACTCGATTTCGACCCGACCGACTGCCGGGCGGTGCTGGTCGGCCCGCCGCCAATGTACCGTCCGGTCATTGCCGAACTGCGCCGACTCGGCCTCGACGGCGACCGGCGGATCATGCTCTCCCTCGAACGGCAGATGCGCTGCGGAGTCGGCAAATGCGGCCACTGCAGCATCGAGCACCTCTATTGCTGCAGCGACGGGCCGGTCTTCTGGCTGGAAGAGGTGGAAAATTTGCGGGGCGCCCTGTGA
- a CDS encoding class I SAM-dependent methyltransferase gives MHGRGGTFPGLEHLVLDWYPPLLHLICYRPPAEGLPDQLATWLAERLDPQPRGLVLQRRDLPGAPQNLVWGRMSEHSFAIEDGLRYQLHFDRGQNIGFFPDMAVGRRLVRKRAAGRRILNLFAYTCSFSVAALAGGAAQVINLDMSRNALDWGRRNHQLNNLDPRRAGFLAHDLFKSFGKLRRLGPFDLVIADPPDTQGNSFVPERDWPRLLRRLPELLAPGGELLACMAVPRLGRSFLAATIAEHAPFLALIETLRAGEDFPEADPDKGLHLLRCRLPGP, from the coding sequence ATGCACGGCCGGGGCGGGACGTTTCCCGGCCTGGAGCATCTGGTTCTCGACTGGTATCCACCGTTGCTGCACCTGATCTGCTACCGCCCGCCGGCAGAGGGTCTCCCCGACCAGCTGGCGACCTGGCTGGCGGAGCGGCTCGATCCGCAACCACGCGGTCTGGTCCTGCAGCGCCGCGACCTGCCCGGCGCCCCGCAGAACCTGGTCTGGGGCAGGATGTCGGAGCATTCTTTTGCCATCGAGGACGGACTCCGCTACCAGCTGCACTTCGACCGCGGGCAGAACATCGGCTTCTTCCCCGACATGGCGGTCGGTCGCAGGCTGGTCCGCAAACGGGCCGCCGGCCGACGGATCCTGAACCTGTTCGCATATACCTGCTCCTTCTCGGTCGCCGCCCTGGCCGGCGGCGCCGCACAGGTCATCAACCTGGACATGAGCCGAAACGCCCTCGACTGGGGGCGCCGCAACCACCAGCTGAACAATCTCGACCCGCGCCGGGCCGGTTTTCTCGCCCATGACCTGTTCAAATCCTTCGGCAAGCTGCGCCGGCTCGGCCCCTTCGATCTGGTCATCGCCGACCCGCCCGACACCCAGGGCAACAGCTTTGTACCGGAACGGGACTGGCCGCGACTGCTGAGGCGGCTGCCGGAGTTGCTTGCCCCCGGCGGGGAACTGCTCGCCTGCATGGCCGTGCCCCGCCTCGGCCGCAGCTTCCTCGCCGCCACCATCGCCGAACACGCTCCTTTTCTGGCGCTGATTGAAACTCTGCGGGCCGGAGAGGACTTCCCGGAGGCCGACCCCGACAAGGGTCTGCACCTGCTGCGCTGCCGCCTTCCCGGTCCCTGA
- a CDS encoding 4Fe-4S dicluster domain-containing protein translates to MLKQLAEKDLLRLLERIAARRRLLTPQRQSDGSQLLLPWPGGLPELAGTPLQRKPTEVFFPQLELLMELDNSGDVRLPVPADKPVALLGLDHFDLAGIAFLDRFFLSRPIDDAYLRRRHDALLIGLSGLTGPQGATLPPAETCDLELIIVPDKLLARPHAKPGEALLEGFTAADPAALRTIDRSPAERPATLLAAARLLQEDQVPEAFWEEIAARCIACGGCNFACPTCSCFGVQDRTFGNRTERSRLWDSCQLDAFMREAGGHNPLGTETLRTRRRVYHKLVADPLRWGELGCVACGRCDRACPTGIGILALCEELVQRYGPSSVPPAPQEGCKST, encoded by the coding sequence ATGCTGAAACAACTGGCAGAAAAGGACTTGCTCCGTCTGCTGGAACGGATCGCCGCCCGCAGGCGGTTGCTGACACCGCAGCGGCAGAGTGACGGCAGCCAGCTGCTGCTCCCCTGGCCGGGCGGACTGCCGGAGCTGGCCGGGACCCCGCTGCAGCGCAAACCGACCGAGGTCTTCTTTCCCCAGCTCGAGCTGCTGATGGAGCTGGATAACAGCGGCGATGTCAGGCTGCCGGTGCCGGCGGACAAACCGGTCGCCCTGCTCGGCCTCGACCACTTCGACCTGGCCGGGATCGCCTTTCTCGACCGCTTCTTCCTCAGCCGCCCGATCGACGACGCCTACCTGCGTCGCCGCCATGACGCCCTGCTGATCGGTCTGAGCGGACTGACCGGTCCCCAGGGGGCAACCCTCCCCCCGGCGGAGACCTGCGATCTGGAACTGATCATCGTCCCGGACAAACTGCTCGCCCGCCCCCACGCGAAGCCGGGCGAGGCACTGCTGGAAGGCTTCACCGCTGCCGATCCGGCGGCCCTGCGCACCATCGACCGAAGCCCCGCCGAACGACCCGCGACCCTGCTTGCGGCCGCCCGGCTGCTGCAGGAGGATCAGGTTCCCGAAGCGTTCTGGGAAGAAATCGCCGCCCGCTGCATCGCCTGCGGCGGCTGCAACTTCGCCTGTCCAACCTGCAGCTGCTTCGGCGTCCAGGACCGGACCTTCGGCAACCGGACCGAGCGCAGCCGGCTCTGGGATTCCTGCCAGCTCGACGCCTTCATGCGCGAGGCCGGCGGCCACAACCCCCTGGGAACCGAAACCCTGCGCACCCGCCGCCGCGTCTATCACAAGCTGGTCGCCGACCCGCTGCGCTGGGGTGAACTCGGCTGTGTCGCCTGCGGCCGCTGCGACCGCGCCTGCCCGACCGGCATCGGCATACTCGCCCTGTGCGAGGAACTGGTACAGCGGTACGGACCCTCCTCAGTCCCCCCTGCTCCGCAGGAGGGATGCAAATCGACCTGA
- a CDS encoding PAS domain S-box protein, giving the protein MSASAVRHPFPGSPATVICLLFCLLLLGPVAHSATAPLQLTHAEQSWLKRHARTIRVGMLPNYPPIEFTEQGRHQGLTADYLRLLEKRLDIHFLRIPARNWGELLQMALDHRIDLIGSIQQTPRRSRKLLFTSVYVRLPNVIITRKGGPKKLTEQQLAGKKVAVVRGYASESYLQKKVPKALLVAVNSDLDGLQQLAFGKVDALVSDLSVASWNIDQLGLSNLQASGFIDFRWDLRFGIRNDWPELQKILNKALDAIPQQDKDELFRHWVGLSPEKPFNRREIVIVALVLGLCLLLMLAIGLWNRMLGREVRRQTLALQQALERERNARTEADSKEAQLRELTDNLPQTVFETDCDGRITYVNNQALEWSGYSREQILSSRIQDFQHPDDQPRIEERIKVLLNGDDATGRLYRICLADGRFRNALIYARAIHSGNKPVGLRGILVDITERQQAEQELRESEERFREIFNATTEALFIHNAEDGRILDLNHTAEIMYRGNRQQLLASDVDTLSSGIAPYTRKDARHHLETAYREGPQVFEWHSRRLDGELFWTEVSLRATTIAGRQVMIAGVRDISQRKQMEEFMLQSEKMLTIGKLAAGIAHEINNPLAGVLQNLQILSLRLDPEGAANQDTAAETGLPPETLAAYLKQRQIPHIIDSATEAALHARTIVEDLLTFSRRPNRKRPVDLATVIKTALKLASTEFDPGQNFDFRHIRIEKRMASSLPMIQGTSDQLQQVVLNLLRNAAQAMIEAGTEKPTISITLEQHGQHILLQIKDNGPGMDEQTRLRIFEPFFSTRLGRGGTGLGLALVSYIVHQNHGGSISVESSPGRGCCFSIRLPIPREDS; this is encoded by the coding sequence ATGTCCGCATCAGCCGTCCGACATCCCTTTCCCGGGTCTCCGGCAACAGTCATCTGCCTGTTATTCTGCCTGCTGTTGCTCGGTCCGGTCGCGCACAGCGCAACGGCTCCGCTGCAACTGACCCACGCCGAACAATCCTGGCTCAAACGCCATGCCCGGACCATCCGGGTCGGCATGCTGCCCAACTATCCCCCCATTGAATTTACCGAACAGGGGCGCCACCAGGGCCTCACCGCCGACTACCTGCGACTGCTTGAAAAACGCCTCGACATCCATTTCCTCCGCATCCCGGCACGGAACTGGGGCGAACTGCTGCAGATGGCCCTTGACCATCGCATCGATCTTATCGGTTCCATCCAGCAAACCCCGCGACGTTCCAGAAAGCTGCTCTTCACCAGTGTCTATGTGCGCCTGCCCAATGTCATCATCACCCGCAAGGGCGGACCGAAGAAATTGACCGAACAACAGCTGGCCGGGAAAAAGGTCGCTGTTGTTCGCGGCTACGCCAGCGAAAGCTACCTGCAGAAAAAAGTTCCCAAAGCCCTGCTGGTGGCTGTAAACAGCGATCTCGACGGATTGCAGCAACTGGCCTTCGGCAAGGTTGACGCCCTGGTATCAGATCTTTCGGTAGCCAGCTGGAACATCGACCAACTGGGGCTGAGCAATCTGCAGGCCAGCGGTTTCATTGATTTCCGCTGGGATCTGCGCTTCGGCATCCGCAACGACTGGCCGGAGCTGCAGAAAATTCTCAACAAGGCACTCGATGCTATCCCGCAACAGGACAAAGACGAGTTGTTCCGACACTGGGTCGGACTCTCCCCTGAAAAACCGTTCAACCGCAGAGAGATCGTCATTGTCGCCCTGGTACTCGGCCTCTGCCTGTTGCTGATGCTGGCCATTGGGCTCTGGAACCGTATGCTGGGACGGGAAGTCAGACGACAGACCCTGGCATTGCAGCAGGCCCTGGAACGAGAACGCAACGCCCGCACCGAAGCAGACAGCAAAGAGGCCCAGTTGCGGGAGTTGACCGACAACCTGCCGCAGACGGTTTTCGAAACCGACTGTGATGGGCGAATCACCTATGTCAACAACCAGGCTCTGGAATGGAGCGGGTACAGTCGGGAGCAGATTCTCAGCAGCCGGATCCAGGACTTTCAGCATCCCGACGATCAACCACGCATCGAAGAGCGCATCAAGGTTCTGTTAAACGGCGATGACGCTACGGGCCGACTCTACCGAATCTGCCTTGCCGACGGCCGGTTCCGCAACGCCCTCATCTATGCCCGCGCGATTCACTCGGGCAACAAACCGGTCGGTCTGCGCGGCATTCTGGTTGACATCACTGAACGGCAGCAGGCCGAACAGGAACTGCGCGAAAGCGAAGAACGCTTCCGGGAAATTTTCAACGCGACCACCGAAGCCCTGTTCATTCACAATGCTGAAGACGGTCGGATTCTGGACCTCAATCATACCGCCGAAATCATGTACCGGGGCAACCGGCAACAACTGCTGGCCAGCGATGTCGACACGCTCAGTTCGGGCATCGCTCCCTATACCCGGAAGGATGCCAGGCACCATCTGGAAACCGCCTACCGGGAAGGGCCGCAAGTTTTCGAGTGGCATTCCCGCCGACTCGACGGAGAACTCTTCTGGACCGAAGTCAGCCTGCGCGCAACCACCATTGCCGGCAGACAGGTGATGATCGCCGGGGTCCGCGACATCAGCCAGCGCAAGCAGATGGAAGAGTTTATGCTGCAGTCGGAAAAAATGTTGACCATCGGCAAACTGGCCGCCGGCATCGCTCACGAAATCAACAATCCGCTGGCAGGCGTCCTGCAGAACCTGCAGATCCTCTCCCTGCGCCTCGACCCCGAGGGAGCGGCCAACCAGGATACCGCTGCAGAAACCGGGCTCCCGCCAGAAACCCTGGCCGCTTACCTGAAACAGAGACAGATACCGCACATCATCGACAGCGCCACCGAAGCCGCCCTGCATGCCCGAACCATCGTCGAAGACCTGCTGACATTCAGCCGCCGACCGAACCGGAAGCGGCCGGTAGATCTGGCAACCGTCATAAAGACCGCCCTTAAACTAGCCTCCACGGAATTCGACCCGGGACAAAATTTCGATTTTCGCCACATCCGCATAGAGAAACGAATGGCGTCCTCTCTGCCGATGATTCAGGGAACCTCCGACCAGTTGCAGCAGGTGGTCCTCAATCTGCTGCGCAATGCGGCTCAGGCGATGATCGAAGCGGGCACTGAGAAGCCAACCATCTCCATCACCCTTGAACAGCATGGCCAACACATTCTGCTGCAAATCAAAGACAACGGTCCCGGCATGGATGAACAGACCCGGCTGAGAATCTTCGAACCCTTTTTCAGCACCCGGCTTGGGCGCGGCGGAACAGGGCTCGGCCTGGCCCTGGTCTCCTACATTGTTCACCAGAACCACGGCGGCAGCATTTCCGTTGAGTCGAGCCCCGGACGGGGCTGCTGCTTCAGCATTCGGCTGCCAATTCCCAGGGAGGATTCATGA
- the fdhF gene encoding formate dehydrogenase subunit alpha: protein MRPLQHRAPLLLQRRAGLLAGRGGKFAGRPVKTTLTTCPWCGTGCNFHLFTDERGRLSGVEPAAGHPVSRGQLCLKGWNAHAFVNHPERLTVPLYRRQGKLVPCDWNSALDLLHERLSAIAERHGSDSLMFLASAKASNEENFLLMKLARAGFGTNNIDHCARLCHSSTVFGLAETLGSGAMTNSLDCFEQTDLMLVIGSNTTEQHPLIGSRILQAKQCGADLIVIDSRTIRLARHADLHLRPRNGTDVALLCGIMRQILADGLEDRDFIAARCENFAAFETSLRDCTPERVAAITGVPKEQLVAAARRFARADKAMIVFAMGITQHSHGVDNVRALSNLALLTGNLGRPGTGINPLRGQNNVQGACDMGALPDVYSGYQKVSDPAARKKFAIAWGVDLPEQPGLMATHAMEAAAEGRIRGMLIMGENPLLSEANQGLVRQALQKLEFLAVIDIFPTETAQLADLVLPAACYAERDGSYTSTERRVQRGRKAVEPPGEARADWQILRALLGRCGLPADDSGPEQIMNEISALTPSYAGISYPRLEGSGLQWPCPEAEHPGTPILHVESCSRGKARFSPVTYRPSAEVPDTDYPFLLNTGRTGVHWHTGSMTRRSHLLDREEREPYVEIHPQDAARHQLKERQPLQISSRRGSIEALARITDRVPAGQLFIPFHFVEGAANALTNNALDPESGIPEFKVCAVRLQPC from the coding sequence ATGCGGCCACTGCAGCATCGAGCACCTCTATTGCTGCAGCGACGGGCCGGTCTTCTGGCTGGAAGAGGTGGAAAATTTGCGGGGCGCCCTGTGAAAACCACCCTGACCACCTGCCCCTGGTGCGGCACCGGCTGCAATTTTCATCTGTTCACTGACGAACGGGGACGGCTGAGCGGTGTCGAACCGGCCGCCGGCCATCCGGTCAGCCGGGGACAGCTCTGCCTCAAGGGCTGGAACGCCCACGCCTTCGTCAACCACCCGGAGCGACTGACCGTGCCGCTGTACCGCCGACAGGGGAAGCTGGTCCCCTGCGACTGGAACAGCGCCCTCGACCTGCTGCACGAAAGGCTGAGCGCCATCGCCGAACGGCACGGTTCCGACAGCCTGATGTTCCTCGCCTCGGCCAAGGCCTCCAACGAGGAAAACTTTCTGCTGATGAAGCTGGCCCGGGCCGGCTTCGGCACCAACAACATCGATCACTGCGCCCGACTCTGCCATTCCTCGACCGTCTTCGGCCTGGCGGAGACCCTCGGCTCGGGGGCGATGACCAACAGCCTCGACTGCTTCGAGCAGACCGATCTGATGCTGGTGATCGGCTCCAACACCACCGAACAGCACCCGCTGATCGGCAGCCGAATCCTGCAGGCGAAACAGTGCGGCGCGGATCTGATCGTCATCGACAGCCGGACCATCCGCCTGGCCCGGCACGCCGACCTGCACCTGCGGCCGCGAAACGGTACCGATGTCGCCCTGCTTTGCGGCATCATGCGGCAGATCCTCGCCGACGGCCTGGAAGACCGCGACTTCATTGCCGCCCGTTGTGAAAACTTCGCCGCCTTCGAAACCTCGCTGCGGGACTGCACTCCGGAGCGGGTGGCGGCCATCACCGGGGTGCCGAAAGAACAGCTGGTCGCGGCCGCGCGCCGTTTCGCCCGCGCGGACAAAGCAATGATCGTCTTCGCCATGGGCATCACCCAGCACAGCCACGGAGTCGACAACGTCCGGGCTCTCTCCAACCTCGCCCTGCTGACCGGCAACCTCGGCCGCCCCGGTACCGGCATCAATCCCCTGCGTGGCCAGAACAATGTCCAGGGGGCCTGCGACATGGGCGCCCTGCCCGATGTCTACAGCGGCTACCAGAAAGTGAGCGACCCGGCGGCGCGGAAGAAATTCGCGATCGCCTGGGGCGTGGATCTGCCGGAACAACCCGGACTGATGGCCACCCACGCCATGGAGGCCGCCGCGGAGGGCCGGATTCGCGGCATGCTGATCATGGGAGAGAACCCACTGCTTTCCGAGGCGAACCAGGGCCTGGTCCGTCAGGCGCTGCAGAAACTGGAGTTTCTCGCCGTGATCGATATCTTCCCCACCGAAACCGCGCAACTGGCCGACCTGGTGCTGCCGGCAGCCTGCTACGCCGAGCGGGACGGCAGCTACACCTCCACTGAGCGCCGGGTGCAGCGCGGCCGCAAGGCGGTCGAACCGCCGGGCGAAGCCAGGGCCGACTGGCAGATCCTCCGCGCCCTGCTGGGGCGCTGCGGCCTGCCGGCCGACGACAGCGGACCGGAGCAGATCATGAATGAGATCAGCGCGCTGACCCCGAGCTACGCCGGCATCAGCTATCCCCGACTGGAGGGATCCGGGCTGCAATGGCCCTGCCCGGAGGCAGAGCATCCCGGCACCCCGATCCTGCATGTCGAGAGCTGCAGCCGCGGCAAGGCCCGCTTCAGCCCGGTGACCTACCGGCCTTCAGCCGAGGTGCCGGACACCGACTACCCTTTCCTGCTCAACACCGGCCGCACCGGAGTCCACTGGCACACCGGCAGCATGACCCGCCGCAGCCACCTGCTCGACCGCGAGGAGCGCGAGCCCTATGTTGAGATCCATCCGCAGGATGCCGCCCGCCATCAGCTGAAAGAGCGTCAACCCCTGCAGATAAGCAGTCGCCGAGGCAGCATCGAGGCGCTGGCCAGAATCACCGACCGGGTTCCGGCGGGTCAGCTGTTCATCCCCTTCCACTTCGTCGAGGGTGCCGCCAACGCCCTGACCAACAACGCTCTCGATCCGGAATCGGGCATCCCCGAGTTCAAGGTCTGCGCCGTGAGGCTGCAGCCATGCTGA
- a CDS encoding diguanylate cyclase produces the protein MPQTSMIISSLSSSRDYLLRLVDCTRIFSRILCVRNNQEAVELLQTEEIDTIFLDWQPPEVEQLNSLAEVLGDREEWCDIPLLLFTPDPQRDAEILALQKGAGDCFDYGITARELGARLHHHLAHKRRTDELRAENCQLAKLAISDRLTGLYNRSYFDVVLEFEAARCQRHGSVLSLLIITIDSFNWLENNFGHRVSDSLLRLTGDVIQVTARKSDIPCRFNHQDFAIILPDTPTPDAFLLAERIRREIMINGPKKPLSHFTLSLSMGISGHAGNGIIDPRNLVDEAYCAVETGRRHGAGRTEIFHHDPQILARNGHRLDIEHPQGHA, from the coding sequence ATGCCCCAGACGTCAATGATCATAAGTTCACTGTCCAGTTCCCGGGATTACCTGCTGCGCCTGGTCGACTGCACCCGGATTTTCTCCCGCATCCTCTGCGTCCGCAACAATCAGGAAGCTGTCGAGCTGTTGCAGACCGAGGAGATCGACACCATTTTTCTTGACTGGCAGCCGCCCGAAGTGGAGCAATTGAACAGCCTGGCCGAGGTTCTTGGCGACCGCGAAGAGTGGTGCGACATCCCGTTGCTCCTGTTCACTCCGGACCCGCAGCGGGATGCGGAAATTCTTGCCCTGCAGAAAGGGGCCGGCGACTGTTTCGACTACGGAATCACCGCCCGCGAACTGGGCGCACGGCTGCACCATCACCTGGCGCACAAGCGACGCACCGATGAGCTGCGGGCGGAGAACTGTCAACTGGCCAAACTCGCCATCAGCGACCGGCTGACCGGACTGTACAACCGTTCCTATTTTGATGTCGTGCTGGAATTCGAGGCGGCACGCTGCCAGCGACATGGCTCGGTGCTGTCACTGCTGATCATTACCATCGACAGTTTCAACTGGCTGGAAAACAATTTCGGCCATCGCGTCAGCGACAGCCTGTTGCGTCTGACCGGGGATGTCATCCAGGTCACGGCGCGAAAAAGCGACATCCCCTGCCGCTTCAACCACCAGGACTTTGCCATTATTCTGCCGGACACTCCGACCCCTGACGCCTTCCTGCTGGCCGAACGCATCCGCCGGGAGATCATGATCAACGGGCCGAAAAAACCGTTGAGCCACTTCACCCTTTCCCTGAGCATGGGCATCAGCGGTCATGCCGGCAACGGGATCATCGACCCGCGCAACCTGGTCGATGAAGCCTATTGCGCCGTGGAAACCGGCCGCCGGCACGGTGCCGGACGGACCGAAATTTTCCATCATGATCCGCAGATCCTGGCCCGCAACGGCCACAGACTCGACATCGAGCATCCGCAGGGACATGCGTAG
- the hypE gene encoding hydrogenase expression/formation protein HypE: MKPDIILLGHGSGGKLSHQLLDDIIIPALSGVAPEQQNDAAVLPAVDGELAFTTDSYVVDPIFFPGGNIGDLAVNGTVNDLAMAGAVPVAISVGLILEEGLAITELRKVLESMRQAADAAGAKIVTGDTKVVPRGKGDKIFINTAGIGRIPKGRNLSGNAAKPGDKVLINGAIGDHGMAVLASREGLELSSDIETDSAALNDLVETLFAACGSHIHVLRDPTRGGVATTLREIAGQSRVDITLDETALPIHESVRGACAILGLDPLFVANEGKLLAIVAADRAETALQAMRRHPAGGEAAIIGEVSAASSGRVLMRTTIGGLRAIEMLAGEQLPRIC; encoded by the coding sequence ATGAAACCCGACATCATCCTTCTCGGCCACGGCAGCGGCGGCAAACTGAGCCACCAGCTGCTCGACGACATCATCATTCCCGCCCTCTCGGGGGTCGCTCCCGAACAGCAGAACGACGCCGCGGTGCTGCCGGCCGTCGACGGCGAACTGGCCTTCACCACCGACTCCTACGTGGTCGACCCGATCTTCTTCCCCGGCGGCAATATCGGCGACCTGGCCGTCAACGGCACGGTCAATGATCTGGCCATGGCCGGGGCGGTGCCGGTGGCAATCAGTGTCGGGCTGATTCTCGAAGAAGGGCTGGCGATCACCGAGCTGAGGAAGGTGCTGGAATCGATGCGGCAGGCGGCCGACGCCGCCGGAGCGAAGATCGTCACCGGCGACACCAAGGTGGTGCCGCGCGGCAAGGGAGACAAGATTTTCATCAACACCGCCGGTATCGGCCGGATACCAAAAGGTCGCAACCTCAGCGGCAACGCCGCAAAACCGGGCGACAAGGTCCTGATCAACGGCGCCATCGGTGACCACGGCATGGCGGTACTCGCCAGCCGCGAGGGGCTGGAACTGAGCAGTGATATCGAAACCGACAGCGCCGCCCTCAACGATCTGGTCGAAACCCTGTTTGCCGCCTGCGGTTCCCATATCCATGTCCTGCGCGACCCGACCCGCGGCGGCGTCGCCACCACACTGCGGGAGATCGCCGGGCAGTCCCGGGTCGACATCACCCTCGACGAAACCGCTCTTCCAATCCACGAAAGCGTCCGCGGCGCCTGTGCCATTCTCGGCCTCGATCCGCTGTTCGTCGCCAACGAAGGGAAACTGCTGGCGATCGTCGCCGCCGACCGGGCCGAGACCGCCCTGCAGGCGATGCGCCGCCATCCCGCCGGCGGGGAAGCCGCCATCATCGGCGAGGTCAGCGCCGCATCGAGCGGCCGGGTGCTGATGCGCACCACCATCGGTGGCCTGCGCGCCATCGAAATGCTCGCCGGAGAACAGCTGCCGCGGATCTGCTGA
- a CDS encoding threonine aldolase family protein gives MKLVHPDPELKNQFASDNYAPICPEAMAAMQAVNQGHVNSYGNDPWTSRACNLLREFFETDCQVFFVFNGTAANSLALASLCQSYHSIVCHELAHIETDECGAPEFFSNGTKILLATGNGGKVDPDQVEYLVTRRSDIHYPKPKVLSLTQSTELGTVYTPDELQALRDCAEKHNLRLHMDGARFANALAGRDLHPAELTWKAGIDVLTFGGTKVGMAVGEAVIFFNRELAAEFDYRCKQAGQLASKMRYLSAPWISLLQDGVLVRHARHANAMATRLGDELQALPGVEVVHPVEANAVFVRFPQGVIETLQADGWYFYTFIGSGEARLMCSWNTREEDVSQLISAVRAALPETG, from the coding sequence ATGAAACTCGTCCATCCCGACCCCGAGCTGAAAAACCAGTTTGCCAGTGACAACTACGCGCCGATCTGCCCGGAAGCCATGGCGGCGATGCAGGCGGTCAACCAGGGACATGTCAACTCCTACGGCAATGACCCCTGGACCTCCCGTGCCTGCAACCTGCTGCGAGAGTTTTTTGAAACCGACTGCCAGGTCTTCTTCGTCTTCAACGGCACCGCGGCCAACTCCCTGGCTCTGGCCTCTCTCTGCCAGAGCTATCACAGCATTGTCTGCCACGAACTGGCGCACATTGAAACCGACGAGTGCGGAGCGCCGGAATTCTTCTCCAACGGCACCAAAATCCTGCTCGCCACCGGCAACGGCGGCAAGGTCGACCCGGACCAGGTCGAGTACCTGGTCACCCGGCGCAGCGATATCCATTATCCGAAGCCGAAAGTACTCAGCCTCACCCAGTCGACCGAACTCGGCACTGTCTACACCCCGGATGAGCTGCAGGCCCTGCGCGACTGCGCCGAAAAGCACAACCTGCGGCTGCACATGGACGGCGCCCGCTTCGCCAACGCCCTGGCCGGACGTGATCTGCATCCCGCCGAACTGACCTGGAAGGCCGGTATCGACGTGCTGACCTTCGGCGGCACCAAGGTGGGGATGGCGGTCGGCGAAGCGGTGATCTTTTTCAACCGGGAACTGGCGGCGGAATTCGACTACCGCTGCAAGCAGGCCGGCCAGCTGGCCTCGAAAATGCGCTACCTCTCCGCCCCCTGGATCAGCCTGCTGCAGGATGGGGTCCTGGTGCGCCACGCCCGCCATGCCAACGCCATGGCGACCCGGCTGGGCGACGAACTGCAGGCCCTGCCCGGGGTCGAGGTGGTCCATCCGGTCGAGGCCAACGCGGTTTTCGTCCGCTTCCCGCAGGGAGTGATCGAAACCCTGCAGGCCGACGGCTGGTATTTCTATACCTTCATCGGCAGCGGTGAAGCGCGGCTGATGTGTTCCTGGAATACCCGGGAAGAGGATGTCAGCCAGCTGATCTCCGCGGTGCGGGCCGCCCTGCCGGAAACGGGATGA
- a CDS encoding response regulator has translation MTSAATPKAILIVDDEPSIRDSLQMFLEDCGHQVKTAASMAEALKLLEREPFGLALVDVRLSDGNGNQLALEAHALQPHLRLLMHTGSIEYQLPPELAELGLGEDQILRKPQPDLMTVLRRIETELGCQE, from the coding sequence ATGACTTCAGCAGCAACACCGAAAGCCATTCTGATTGTCGACGATGAGCCCTCCATTCGTGACAGTCTGCAGATGTTCCTGGAAGATTGCGGTCATCAGGTCAAAACCGCGGCATCGATGGCAGAAGCCCTCAAGCTGCTGGAGCGGGAACCGTTCGGCCTGGCACTTGTCGACGTCCGCCTCAGCGACGGTAACGGCAACCAGCTGGCCCTTGAAGCTCATGCCCTGCAACCGCACCTGCGACTCCTGATGCACACCGGATCCATCGAATACCAGCTGCCGCCGGAACTGGCAGAATTGGGACTCGGCGAAGACCAGATCCTGCGCAAACCACAACCCGACCTGATGACGGTGCTGCGTCGCATTGAAACGGAACTGGGCTGTCAGGAGTAA